Proteins from one Nicotiana tabacum cultivar K326 chromosome 23, ASM71507v2, whole genome shotgun sequence genomic window:
- the LOC107784798 gene encoding zeatin O-xylosyltransferase-like, with protein MLPSLKGCYSDDILNLGRRFYSPYTGIGAGDIYNTSHVIEGTTFLDLIAQLESTQNKKQWAIGPILPTKRLHQLSNKDNICLVWLNKQPPKSVLYISFGTSTSFSDEQIKELAMGIEQSKQKFIWVLRDADKGDIFPGKARKLELPEGFEERVKGVGLVVREWEKYEELVNASTVENVVTKLMASEEGDAIRKKQKSWEKP; from the coding sequence ATGTTGCCCTCCCTTAAAGGATGTTACTCTGATGATATCTTAAACCTAGGACGACGTTTTTATTCTCCGTATACGGGCATTGGGGCTGGTGATATCTATAACACAAGCCATGTAATTGAAGGTACTACTTTTCTTGACTTGATAGCACAACTAGAAAGCACACAGAACAAGAAGCAATGGGCAATTGGACCAATTCTCCCGACTAAACGTCTACATCAGCTCTCAAATAAGGACAACATATGTTTGGTTTGGCTAAACAAACAACCTCCAAAATCAGTTCTTTATATATCCTTTGGAACATCAACTTCATTTTCTGATGAACAAATTAAGGAGCTCGCAATGGGAATAGAGCAAAGCAAACAAAAGTTCATATGGGTGTTGAGGGATGCCGATAAAGGAGATATCTTTCCTGGGAAAGCTAGAAAACTTGAATTGCCAGAAGGGTTTGAGGAAAGAGTGAAAGGGGTGGGGTTAGTAGTTAGGGAGTGGGAGAAATACGAGGAGCTGGTGAATGCATCCACCGTTGAGAATGTTGTGACGAAATTAATGGCATCAGAAGAAGGTGATGCGATTAGGAAAAAACAGAAGAGTTGGGAGAAGCCGTAA